ATTAATTCCGTTTTTAACCTCCAGACGCATATGCACCGGATACAGCATTTCTACTCTGCTCTGTATAGTATTAAAATCGTACTTAAAATAAAGCAAAACCAGTAAACAAGAAATGGTATTTTCTACCGAAGCTGAATCATTAAATGGAATTTCTAAATCGAAAATTTCATTCTGATACTGATACTGAATGAATACATTGTCATTTTTAGTTTCTTTTTTCAGAATAAAAACATCAGCAGCATTATCTGTAAAACTCCAGGAAAACAGCGCTCTTTCTTTTACTTCATATTGATTACAAAAAGTTTTCAGACTTTGGTCAACCAACGGATCCTTTTGATAAATAATCACATTCGATTCTTTAAAAAGCAATAATTTCTCGTTGATTTTTTGCTCAAGGTCATCAAAACCTTCATCATGTGCAGAACCAATGCTGGTTAATACTCCAATAGTTGGTTTAATAATTTTTTCGAGATTGTCCATTTCCTTAACCGTCGAAATTCCGGCCTCAAAAATTCCTAAATTATGTTTTTCATTGATGGCAAGAACAGACAACGGGACTCCGACCTGAGAGTTATAACTTTTAGGACTTCTTATAATATTATAATCCGGGCTCAATAAAAAATTAAGCCATTCTTTTACTATTGTTTTTCCATTGCTTCCCGTTAAACCAATAACAGGGAAATGATATAAATTACGGTAAAAACCAGCCAACTGCTGAAATGCTTTTAAAGTATTTTTTACCACCAAAAAATGGGCTTTATCTTTTACATTTTCAGGAATATATTGCACTACAAAATTCTGAACCCCTTTTTCAATAAGTTCAGCAATGTATAAATGAGCATCATTATTGGCACCAGACAACGCAATGAACAAGGTTTGTGATCCGTTTTGCAACGAACGACTGTCGATTGAAATGTGATCTACAAAAATATCAGTATCATTACCTAACCATTTGGCATCAAGCACCGGGACAAGGTTTTTAAGATTTATGCTCATTTAGAATTTCTTTTTGTCAAATTTAAAAAAAGGTTTGCCACCAATTACACCAATTTCCACTAATTTTTTTGTTTAAATTGAACGTCTCTCTCAAAATTTTCAGGCTGGCATAAATGAATCATACGTTAATTAACAGAATGAAATTCGGGAAAATTGGTGTAATTCGTAGCAAAAACCATTATTTGATTATATTTGTTGAACACCATTAATCAGATTGTTTTGAAAAGAATCCTGCCATTATTCTCCTATATCTTACATCCTATTTTTATTTCGATGTATGCTACCTTATTTTACCTTTTTTGTAAAGATGATGCTTTTACCAATCAGGAAAAATACTTTGTTTTATTTCAAATTCTGATTATTACGATTTTGGTTCCTGTTTTATTTTTCCTGTTGTTAAAGTCAACCGGACATGTAAGTTCAGTTATGGTACATGAAACTTCGCAACGTAAAATTCCGCTAATATTACAATGCTTTTTGTATATTTTATTGGTTAAAAGAAGTATTATAATATCTCGTTATCCGGAATTACATTTCTTTTTTCTGGGTGCTTTATTCAGTACTATTCTGGCCTTAGTCTGTGCTTTATTCAAAATTAAAGCGAGTTTGCATACCGTTGCCATTAGTGGCTTTGCGATCTTTGTAATTGGTTTAAATATGCATTTACAAATGCAAAATCCGTATTGGCCTGCATTATTGGTTCTTCTAACAGGAGTTGTAGCTTCATCCAGATTAGAAATGAATGCCCATACACCCAAAGAAATCATTATTGGCCTTGCAATTGGGGTTTTTCCGCAGCTTTTATTTTTGTTTTTGTGGCTATAGAATATAGAATATCAATCCGGCATTCAGCGTTTTTAAATTAATCTTTTCACCACTTAAGGTGGTCGCTGATTTATATAAAGGATTTAACCCATAATAAACATAAATATTCCAGGTATTAAACCCTGCCGAAAGATAGGGGCCATATTGAAATTTATTGATATCTGTATTGTTCTTTATTTTGTATTTCACTTCACCATCATCCAAAAGAGAAGAACTTGAGAACACATAACTTAATTTTACGCCCAAATATACCCTCCAAAATTTAGTGCTTTCAAAAGTTGAAGTACGCCATCTAAATTCTATAGGAACATCTACACTATATTGTTTGTATCGATTAGAAACAAACTCTCCATAATTTGAAACACTATAAACTATCGCATCCGACCCGTCTCTGGACACGGTAAGATTTTGGTAATAATTTTGATAACTCAAACCTATACCTGCAGCAATTGCATATGTACGGGCTTTATTGATAGGCATATCACGCAAAAAACCACCCGAAAGTCCGGCAGAGAATTTGTTTTGCTTAAAATTATCCGGTAAATCTGTAAACATATTGTAGGTTACAGTAAAATAAAACTGATCTTCACGATACAAAGAATCGATTTTAACGACTGGTTTTACTTCGGTTTTTACTTCTTCCTGAGAAAAAGCATTGAAAAACGAAACTAAAAACAAACAACTAAAAAGAATTCGCATATCGTATTTTGGTTTAATGGAAGTTTTCAAGTAAACGTTTTTTGGGGTTGATTTATTTTACATACAAATATAATATAATGCCAGTTCAAGATGAGATTTGAAAGCAATAATTCTCTTTTTCACGACGAAGAAAATCTTTTGTTGCGTTTTTTTCAATAAATCGGCAACAGAATCAAAAAAATGACCCACTTTTTCATTGCTCTTTTATACCTTTGTCCTGTATGAAGAAAAAGCAGCTCATAATAAGTCTTTCTATGGCGCTGACAATATTGTTCTCAATATTGTTTCAGTCTTTACATAGTTATGAGCATATTATAAAGCAGCTATCAGAAAAACAGTGTCATCACGATTACAATGATCCAAGCGGAGAAATAACGCATCAGCACCATAATTATGATCTTTGTTACATTTGTAATTTTGCTTTTGGAAGTTATATAGTTCCGGAAAATTTTTCATTTCAGTTCCATACTTTTCATAAAGAAATCCCTTATTTCTTTGCTTTTTCAGAAAATATAAATTCATTTTCAGAAAGTGCTTATTTCTTACGTGGTCCTCCTACTGCTATAATTTCTTAAATTTTCGGTACATCCGAATAAAACAACCTCTTTAAATCTGAATTTAAAATCACGTTAAGTTTCCTCATCCTATTTACTAATTAGGATCAGAATGCTTTGCCGTCTGTTTTATATTCTTTTTGAAAGAAGAAATCAATTAACTATAGCATCATTTTCAAATGAAAAAAATAATATTAGCCCTTATTCTGGGGTTTTCGAGCCTTTTATCTGCTCAAAATTCTGTAACAGGAATTGTTACCGACGCTCAAAATAAACCTGTACCGGGTGTTTCTGTTTATGCTCCGGAATTACATAAAGGAACTACAACAGACGAAAACGGAAAATACGAAATGAAAAATCTGCCAAACGGAAGTTTGCGTCTTGCTTTTTCTTTCGTTGGATTTGCCCCTCAAAACAAAACTATT
The sequence above is drawn from the Flavobacterium sp. N2038 genome and encodes:
- a CDS encoding porin family protein; this encodes MKTSIKPKYDMRILFSCLFLVSFFNAFSQEEVKTEVKPVVKIDSLYREDQFYFTVTYNMFTDLPDNFKQNKFSAGLSGGFLRDMPINKARTYAIAAGIGLSYQNYYQNLTVSRDGSDAIVYSVSNYGEFVSNRYKQYSVDVPIEFRWRTSTFESTKFWRVYLGVKLSYVFSSSSLLDDGEVKYKIKNNTDINKFQYGPYLSAGFNTWNIYVYYGLNPLYKSATTLSGEKINLKTLNAGLIFYIL